Proteins encoded together in one Candidatus Angelobacter sp. window:
- a CDS encoding nucleoside monophosphate kinase produces the protein MKFRTILLVGAPGAGKGTQGKILGTIPNFFHCACGDVFRNLTIDSDLGRIFVRYSSKGKLVPDTHTVRLWRENIEAQTQLGRFEPGRDTLVLDGIPR, from the coding sequence ATGAAATTCCGCACTATTCTGCTGGTGGGCGCGCCCGGCGCAGGCAAGGGCACGCAGGGGAAAATCCTTGGCACGATCCCCAATTTTTTCCACTGCGCCTGCGGCGACGTGTTTCGCAACCTGACCATCGACAGCGACCTGGGCCGGATTTTTGTCCGCTATTCCAGCAAGGGCAAACTGGTGCCCGACACCCACACCGTCCGATTGTGGCGTGAAAACATCGAGGCGCAGACGCAGCTCGGGCGTTTTGAACCGGGACGCGACACGCTTGTGCTCGACGGCATCCCGCGC